From the Penaeus vannamei isolate JL-2024 chromosome 37, ASM4276789v1, whole genome shotgun sequence genome, the window TGGAAGGCTAGATAAGTaggaactgatgatgataatagtaataacagcagcaatattaataatgataataataacaataataatgataataataataatatcagcaatattaataatgataataacaataataatgataatattaataatatcagcaatattaataatgataataataacaataataatgataataataataatatcagcaatattaataatgataataataataataataatgataatatcaataatatcagcaatattaataatgataataataacaataataatgataataataatgctatcagcaatatcaataatgataaaaataacaataacaataatgataataaataatatcagcaatatcaataatgataataataacaataataatgataataataataatatcagcaatatcaataatgataataataacaataataatgataataataataatatcagcaatatcaataatgataataataacaataataatgataataataataatatcagcaatattaataatgataataataacaataataatgataataataataataatatcagcaatattaataatgacaatagtaacaataataatgataataataataatatcagcaatattaataatgataataataacaataataatgataataataataataatatcagcaatattaataatgataataataacaataataatgataataataacaataataatgataataataacaataataatgataataataatagtaaaaataataataataaaaaataacagaacaattatattaataacaataattataataataacaatgacaaaattagcaataatgataatgattaaaataataataaaaaaaaataaaaataaagataacaccactagtaataacaatggtaataataaaaaaaatgtaaaaatattaataattataataacaaaatgacagttaatacaatgattatgataatcattatcatagcaataatgatgaagataatggtaatgaaacaatgataatgaagataatgatgataataataataataataataataataataataataataataataataataataataataacaataataataataataataaaaaaataaccacaacattcatagcactaacaacaataataaaacaatcacaacagtaattacaacaacaatagtaataataatatcaataatattcgaACACTGACACTagaaattattttattcatatttttcatatttatttttatgcataaGAGGAACTGATAATCTAGAGAAGGCCCTTTCGTATATGAGAAAAAATTACGGGGTTTCTAtatgttttagaaaaaaaagtttaaaaaaagttTAAAGGCAAcgaataattgttgttattagtgggCTCTCTGTTGGAGAACTGTTTTTCGcaactcatttctcttcttttggtTTTTAAATatctattaacttttttttatgttctatcAGGTCGAGTGGCAATTAGTTtgtgtctggatatatatatattgcttttcgAAATGTGAATATGTTTTGGTGTGTGGGTGAAATGTTTAATGTACATaggatttttgtattttttttgcaaatgaagtaattcaatatttttttgtagtttagtgaaaataaatcaaaatatgtaAGGAAGTCCGTTTCAGAACCAAACAAATATTCTGATCAgcgaacaaacaacaaaacaaaaacaataataccaaaatAATAGTGAAGATCATCATTTCTTTCATCAAAAGTGTCACCATAAAGATAACACAgcgtattcttattcttcttattattattgtaagttatatcaagagccacactgaaaatgtcgagatttataccaccaaaggtgtcagtgcaggtcaagatacagctaagaaagaataaaagaattgaaagtcagctaattacgtaagaaaaacatgttagctgatcttttaaacttatcgagagtcggagaagttacaatctctgaaggcaatctattccaaagtctacaaatagcattatttattttttatttttttgaaaactgacttgtagacgatcgacttacattaAATGTCATGAATTGAGGGTCATGGAACTTCTGGTAACTCTTGCAGGtagataaaaatcaggtaaaaactcaTAAAGGGGATGTGTCTCCTGGGAACAAAACCTCAACACATTTATAACACAAAAAATGAACACCGGGGATAACAAATTGTAAACGCAAGATTTTTCcactttatttaattttttctttacatttcattcacaatttataaatatatatatgtaatatggaaCTGCTGACGAGATTAAACACTCATAGGGACCAGTATTTAGCAGTCTCTCAGAAGTTCAGGCAGACCTATAAGGTTGCAAAGAGCAGTTGCAAACATCGCTTCCATTGCTAGCAACTGCAGGCGGTGACTGATTACCTTCTGCCGCAGTGACGTCACAGGCACTTCATGACCACGTGACTGCATGCGAGTCTCGGGTGATCGATCGCTTCTGGCCACAATAATGGGGTAAGATTTGtgtaatataattttttctttatttctcacacggttttatcattttcttccattaCGTAAGTGTTCCACTCGcgagtttattattatttttttatagatcaCCTTCAGTCGCGCGAAGTCACAGCCGGGGTGTTCGCATGTCACGGGAATAGGAATCGAACACGGGAAACATTCAACTGCACAGCTTCCTGGTGAATACTTTTTATCGATATCACAGCTGCATTTGAAGGGATTTTCActgctgacacacacgcacacagacacactgccATTGTCACAGCCATAGGGATATAAAACATTACAAATGCCACAGCTATGTAAAAACAATATTGTCACGTAATATATAAAGCATTATAGAAACAGTTTCTCAAAACCACACGATAAACGTCACAGCTGTACACATAATCACGAtctgcataaaaaaaaagaaaaaagaaaacagttcaTCCCTTTCGGATGCTGTGATGACGTCATAGGCTGCGATGACGTCAGACTCTGAGCGCCGAGGAGCCCGCGTCGGGGCGTCAGAGCTCCGTCTCCGTGTCGGAGTCGTTGTCAGCGTTGGGCAGGTGGCGGTGCTGCAGGCCGTGGTGGTGGTTGTTGCCCAGCGTGGTCACGGGGGGCACGGTGCCGCAGCAGCCGCAGCAGAAGGGCGCCAGCGTGGCTCTGACGTTGCGACGGTGCTTGCGGTAGAGGCGGTAGCCGAGCGCCACGGCCACGGCGGccaccagcagcaccaccagGCCGGGCACCACCATGACCGCGCCCTCGCCGTCGTCGCCGCTGCCTCGCAGGGGGTCGTCCGCGGGGTCCTCCTCCGACAGGTCCTCGTCGGACTCGTCCTGGAGGCGCTGCGTCACGTCCTTCACCGCCTGCCGGCACGAGTGCAGCACCGCCCGCGCCGCCACCCACTCGCCGCGCTCCTTGCACTCCACGCCCACAATCTGGAAGAGAGCATGTATATAAGGACTGCCACGCCCATTCCAGGAAGGCGGCCCTCCAGAGACTCCTCCCTGGCCGATCTGCCACTTGGCTGAAATCAATTATTTGCGAAACTAATCGAGAATTCCTTGAGGTCAAGCCTAAATGACAGCCATTTCTTCTGAAATGGCAAGGACACTCCTCCCGCCCTCGCCTCACAAGTGCAGACATACCTGGTGCTGGCACGTGGCGCAGTTCTGAAGCTGCTGCAGCGCCGTCAGGAGGGAGCACGTGCACGCCCACGGGTTGTGGTGCAGAATGGCGTGGGTGTGGGGCGTCAGCGCTGCCAGATCACGGGCGTCGAGGGTGGTCAGGAGGTTGTGCTGCAGGTGGAGACGCTGCAGGTGGCGCAGGTGGCGGAAGGAGCCAGCTGACACCTCCCGCAGGCGGTTGTGGCTGACGTCGAGCGTGAGCAACTCCCGCAGGCCGCTTAGGTCGTGGGCTGTGGAGGATGGGCGGAGTGAGAGAGTGCGTGGGCGACCTGAGCTTTCATATTGCTTGTCCGCCTGCAGCCTGTGGCACGGGACTACGCTGCATAAGGTTCTATTTTTAACCCTCTGTCAAGCCACGTTCTTCCTTCAAAACCCCACCCAATAGAAGAACATCTCTACGTTGTCACAGAACTTTGACACGCGCCTGAACTCTTGTCTCAAAACCACACACGCACCATTAAGACCCAGGGAAGGAATATAAATAACCCCTCTAAATAAAAGCCTCGACGAACGCACCCAATCACACAGCAATCACaatcaaacacccacacacacacaatcgcactaACACACCCACCCAGTCACACATAAATCACAAtcaaacacaatcacaataactcacccacacaattacacacaagtCACaatcaaacacccacacacaatcccacacaaatcacaatcaaacacacaatcacaataacTCACCCACCCAATCACACTCAATCGCAATAACTCACCCACCCAATCGCAATAACTCACCCACCCAATCCCACACCAACCACaatcaaacacccacacacaatcccacacaaatcacagtcaaacacacaatCGCAATAACTCACCCACCCAATCACACTCAATCGCAATAACTCACCcacccaatcacacacaatcGCAATAACTCACCcacccaatcacacacaatcGCAATAACTCACCCACCCAATCACACTCAATCGCAATaactcacccacacacaatcccacaccaATCACAATCCTACACCaatcacaatcaaacacacaatcGCAATAACTCACCCACCCAATCGCACCCCATCGCAATAACTTACCGTGCAGCTGCGTGAGGTGGTTGTGCGCCAGCTTCAGGTGGAGGAGCTTCCTGGCTCGCTTGAACCGGTGCTTCCCGACCTCCGCGATGCCGTTGTGCGAGAAATCGGCCGTCTGGAGGAAGGCCGTTGGCAGGCgtgttagttttctttttttataaggaaattatgatgggaatgaaagaaagattcaCTGATtctgtattaaaaaaaatagtggtagacatacatacacgagaacacacacacacacacacacacacacacacacacacacacatatatatatatatatatatatatatatatatatatatatatatatatatatatatatatatatatatatatatatatatatatatatatatatatatatatatatatatatatatatatatatatatatagatagatagatagatagatagatatacacatgtacatacatatacacacatactgtatttatattcatataataaccACTACACTTCGGCAAACGACATGAAATACAAATCCCTCGCCGCGTGCGCGCAGACGCGCGGCACTCACCAGCAGCGCGGGCGTGAGCGCAGGCAGCTCCGTCAGGCTGTTGCGCGAGAGGTCGACGTGCAGGAGGGTGGGCGTGAGTTCGGGCGGCGTCTGGAGGAGGTTGCGGGCGGCGGTGATGCGCGTGAGGTTGGTGGGCGGGCAGGAGGTGAGGTCGAGGGCGGCGAGGCGGTTGTGGCGCAGGTCGAGCGTGTGCAGGCTGGGCCAGCCGCACGTGGAGGCCGACTTGAGCTCGTTGTGGTTGGCCTGCAGCAGCTCCACGGCCGCCACGCCGCCCGCGCACGCCGCCCACTCCAGGCCGCCGGACACCTCGTTGCCCGAGACGTGGAGCGTGACGAGCGCGGGCGTGCAGAGCGACACCCGCGAGAGGCCCGAGTGGGCGGCCTCCACGCGCCGCAGGGGGGCGCAGGCCGACGCCACCACCAGCTCGCCCAGGCGGGTGCGCGACGCGTCCAGGAACCGGAGCGTGGGCGGCATGAGGGCGCAGAGGTCGCCCTTGTGCTccagcccgcccgccgcccgcatcCACAGCTCCGTGGCGACGGCCGACCAGCCGGGCGCGAGCGCCAGCGTCCCCG encodes:
- the LOC113822805 gene encoding uncharacterized protein, with the protein product MAPAREGRRPWVWVAVALGCLLPTRPCAASVHSSFGDNSGMLTGENANVDYDAMTETVVRLATDTTTLSATLPPYFQRAATAPPATTTSSTPPPPSPPPPPRFHAAPSTTPEPPRIDVDRLGSATRVLVECHATSGGASISSSTGITAPVTAAPAAGAAAGSTAQPEAASVEGEAEVDLSAVEVGEESTVVAVEARNCGRMGVVGALPDWASTLTVSAPGTLALAPGWSAVATELWMRAAGGLEHKGDLCALMPPTLRFLDASRTRLGELVVASACAPLRRVEAAHSGLSRVSLCTPALVTLHVSGNEVSGGLEWAACAGGVAAVELLQANHNELKSASTCGWPSLHTLDLRHNRLAALDLTSCPPTNLTRITAARNLLQTPPELTPTLLHVDLSRNSLTELPALTPALLTADFSHNGIAEVGKHRFKRARKLLHLKLAHNHLTQLHAHDLSGLRELLTLDVSHNRLREVSAGSFRHLRHLQRLHLQHNLLTTLDARDLAALTPHTHAILHHNPWACTCSLLTALQQLQNCATCQHQIVGVECKERGEWVAARAVLHSCRQAVKDVTQRLQDESDEDLSEEDPADDPLRGSGDDGEGAVMVVPGLVVLLVAAVAVALGYRLYRKHRRNVRATLAPFCCGCCGTVPPVTTLGNNHHHGLQHRHLPNADNDSDTETEL